In one window of Megalopta genalis isolate 19385.01 chromosome 4, iyMegGena1_principal, whole genome shotgun sequence DNA:
- the LOC117221931 gene encoding coiled-coil domain-containing protein 43 — MAVATNSFDSWLSKKLQALNTDEGVFGSYIKGILEGDETEDEKTEALEGILAAITGDNISGHVTEILSAWTKWLPDKEITASKGPIEDVDVRLAKMLESQSLPTTTQRSYTEEERRIREAILAQYSQMSDEEHSDGDGEEDGASGGDCGIEKNTNAAAIIQQEKEKREKAKLESQKKKEKDKEDREKQKQLKEEKKEKRKTQKGERRR; from the exons ATGGCGGTTGCAACTAATTCCTTCGATAGCTGGCTTAGTAAAAAGCTGCAGGCTTTAAATACTGATGAAGGAGTATTTGGATCATACATCAAAGGAATTTTAGAAGGCGATGAAACGGAGGATGAAAAGACCGAAGCCCTCGAAGGCATACTCGCTGCCATAACG GGTGATAATATCAGTGGTCATGTGACAGAAATATTAAGCGCGTGGACCAAATGGCTCCCGGACAAAGAAATTACTGCTTCAAAAGGACCGATAGAAGACGTGGATGTCAGATTGGCGAAGATGCTGGAATCGCAATCTTTGCCGACTACGACGCAGAGAAGTTACACAGAAGAAGAGAGAAGAATAAGAGAGGCGATCCTTGCACAGTATAGTCAAATGTCCGACGAAGAACACAGCGACGGCGACGGGGAAGAGGATGGTGCGAGTGGAGGAGATTGTGGAATCGAGAAGAACACGAATGCTGCTGCAATAATTCAACAAGAGAAAGAAAAGAGGGAAAAAGCAAAATTAGAAAgtcagaagaaaaaagaaaaagataaagaAGATCG AGAGAAACAGAAACAACTGAAGGAAGAAAAGAAGGAAAAACGTAAGACACAAAAAGGAGAACGAAGAAGGTAG